In a genomic window of Anoxybacter fermentans:
- the murD gene encoding UDP-N-acetylmuramoyl-L-alanine--D-glutamate ligase — MELKGKRIGIIGLGKRTGVVSAKVLVKMGAQVVVSDVKPAHKLKEELDLLRGISGISYDLGGHTEKVLDVDLILVSPGVPLEIPILKEAKKRGIEVIGEIELSYRLSKAPFIAITGTNGKTTTTSLLGQLLKTYPHRVFVGGNIGRPLIGEILNLKPNDLVVAEVSSFQLETVKEFHPEIALFLNFTQDHLDRHKSIEAYLKAKMNIFKNQTEEDYIILNADDQTLCKIASEVPSKIIWFSRQKKRLPGMYLDGNMMVCHMSEKPEELLLIDELKIRGDHNVENALAASAAAVLKGISLSDIRESLRNFKGQEHTLEYVLTHRGVQYYNDSKATNPDASMKALTAFHEPVVLIAGGLDRKLDFTEFIKLVVKKVKALILIGETREKLKKLALEYGFSGRIEITEELKEAVQLAQKFSEPGDVVLLSPACASWDMFESYAERGCLFKEYVRSL; from the coding sequence ATGGAATTAAAGGGTAAACGAATTGGAATAATTGGTCTGGGTAAAAGAACCGGTGTGGTGAGTGCTAAAGTCCTTGTTAAAATGGGTGCACAGGTTGTTGTCAGTGATGTAAAACCTGCTCATAAGCTAAAAGAAGAGCTGGACTTATTAAGAGGAATTTCTGGAATTAGTTATGATTTGGGAGGACACACCGAAAAAGTTCTGGATGTGGATTTGATATTGGTTAGTCCCGGGGTACCTTTAGAGATTCCTATTTTAAAGGAGGCAAAGAAACGGGGGATTGAAGTAATTGGTGAGATTGAACTTTCCTATCGTTTATCTAAAGCTCCCTTTATCGCTATTACCGGGACAAATGGCAAGACTACAACCACATCTCTACTGGGCCAACTTTTAAAGACCTATCCACATCGGGTATTTGTTGGTGGAAATATAGGCCGTCCTCTGATTGGAGAAATCTTAAATCTTAAACCAAATGATCTGGTGGTGGCAGAAGTTAGTTCTTTTCAACTGGAAACTGTAAAAGAGTTTCACCCAGAGATTGCTCTCTTTTTAAACTTTACCCAGGACCATTTAGATCGTCATAAAAGCATTGAAGCATATCTTAAGGCCAAAATGAATATATTTAAGAATCAGACAGAAGAAGACTATATTATTTTAAATGCAGATGATCAGACTTTATGTAAAATTGCATCTGAAGTACCGTCTAAAATAATCTGGTTCAGCCGCCAAAAGAAAAGATTACCCGGAATGTATCTGGATGGAAATATGATGGTCTGCCATATGAGTGAAAAACCTGAGGAACTTTTGTTAATTGATGAGTTAAAGATTCGTGGTGATCATAATGTAGAAAATGCTCTGGCTGCTTCAGCGGCAGCAGTTTTAAAGGGTATTTCTTTGTCAGACATTAGAGAGAGTCTTAGAAATTTCAAAGGTCAGGAACATACTCTGGAATATGTACTGACTCATCGGGGGGTACAGTATTATAATGATTCTAAAGCTACAAATCCTGATGCTTCGATGAAGGCACTTACTGCCTTTCATGAACCGGTGGTTTTGATTGCCGGAGGATTGGATCGAAAACTGGATTTTACAGAGTTTATAAAACTAGTAGTAAAAAAGGTTAAGGCATTAATTCTTATAGGTGAGACTAGAGAAAAGCTGAAAAAGCTGGCTTTAGAGTACGGTTTTAGCGGCAGGATTGAGATAACTGAGGAACTAAAAGAAGCAGTACAACTGGCCCAGAAGTTTAGTGAGCCTGGGGATGTGGTGCTTTTATCACCTGCCTGTGCCAGTTGGGATATGTTTGAAAGCTATGCTGAGCGGGGATGTTTATTTAAAGAATATGTACGGAGCTTATAA
- the mraY gene encoding phospho-N-acetylmuramoyl-pentapeptide-transferase translates to MIKLLYALGLSFLITIITGPGLIRILYRLKFGQQIREVGPKSHLMKQGTPTMGGVMIILAILVSTFLIVQLTDQILWSLFLTLGFGLIGFLDDLIKIVAKRSLGLKAWQKIVGQLILSSLLAFYVIGEPELMEIMIPFTRQTLNLGFLMLPFVIFVVIGTVNAVNLTDGLDGLAAGVTIVVSLTFTLMLVLQGNMELAGFALILAGACVGFAWFNSHPAQVFMGDTGSFALGGALAAISIFSRTELFLVIIGGIYVINAISVMLQVIYFRLTGGKRVFKMAPIHHHFELSGWREPQVVSRFVIISILLSVIGMIGYMQFV, encoded by the coding sequence ATGATAAAGCTGTTGTATGCATTGGGTCTTTCTTTTTTGATAACAATTATAACAGGTCCTGGATTAATTCGTATTTTATATCGTCTCAAATTTGGTCAGCAGATTCGTGAAGTTGGACCTAAAAGTCATCTTATGAAACAGGGTACTCCAACAATGGGTGGAGTAATGATTATATTGGCCATTTTAGTATCTACATTTCTGATTGTCCAACTTACAGACCAGATTCTCTGGTCTCTTTTTCTAACCCTGGGGTTTGGATTGATCGGATTTTTAGATGATTTGATCAAAATTGTGGCTAAAAGGTCTCTTGGATTAAAAGCGTGGCAAAAAATTGTAGGTCAGCTTATTTTAAGTAGTCTTTTAGCATTTTATGTGATTGGAGAGCCGGAGTTGATGGAGATAATGATTCCCTTTACCCGTCAGACTTTAAATTTGGGTTTTTTGATGTTACCTTTTGTCATTTTTGTAGTAATTGGAACTGTTAATGCTGTAAATTTGACCGATGGGTTGGATGGTTTAGCAGCAGGAGTAACCATCGTAGTTTCTTTAACTTTTACTTTGATGTTGGTATTACAGGGAAATATGGAATTGGCGGGCTTTGCCCTGATACTGGCCGGTGCATGTGTAGGTTTTGCCTGGTTTAATTCCCATCCGGCCCAGGTTTTTATGGGTGATACAGGTTCTTTTGCTTTGGGAGGAGCATTGGCGGCAATATCTATCTTTAGTCGAACTGAACTTTTTTTGGTGATCATAGGCGGTATTTATGTAATAAATGCTATCTCTGTAATGCTTCAGGTGATTTATTTTAGATTAACAGGCGGAAAAAGAGTCTTTAAGATGGCTCCAATTCACCATCATTTTGAATTGAGTGGTTGGCGAGAACCTCAGGTAGTTAGTAGATTTGTGATAATCTCTATTTTACTTTCTGTTATCGGAATGATTGGATATATGCAATTTGTTTGA
- a CDS encoding UDP-N-acetylmuramoyl-tripeptide--D-alanyl-D-alanine ligase, with protein sequence MIQMNAAELCRAVNGNLISGIFGDFKGVSIDSRKIESGQLFFAIIGERLDGHQFVESALKKGGAGAVVDREMDISLKEGQFIIKVEDTTKALQKLAHYYRKKFDLKVVGITGSVGKTTTKDMIAAVLSEKYNTLKTEGNLNNYYGLPLTLFQLKSEHEALVVEMGMSRLKEIELLAKLAEPEFGVVTNVGYSHLEYLKTLDNVAKGKQELIKNLIGKRVAILNADDPRVYKMSELTDKVIFFGMGEEADYRAVKVKEKGLNGMEIVLKAENQKIPIQIPLPGKHNVYNALAAIATGRALGVSFSQIQEGLLKFRPSKMRMNILKLSQGLTVLDDSYNANPDSMRASLKVLADCSGRKIAILGDMLELGEFAGEAHREIGRFAAELGIDLLLIKGDYSKIVAEGALKAGFNADQVFIFENNKEMANQLLDMVQPGDTVLVKGSRGMAMEEIVKALTREAE encoded by the coding sequence ATGATACAAATGAATGCGGCAGAACTCTGTCGAGCAGTTAATGGAAATTTAATCTCCGGAATTTTTGGGGATTTTAAAGGAGTTAGTATTGATAGTAGAAAAATTGAATCAGGTCAGCTCTTTTTTGCCATTATCGGTGAAAGATTGGATGGTCATCAATTTGTTGAAAGTGCATTAAAAAAAGGGGGAGCTGGAGCAGTAGTTGATCGTGAAATGGATATTTCCTTAAAAGAGGGACAATTTATTATAAAAGTAGAAGATACAACTAAAGCCCTTCAGAAACTGGCCCATTATTATCGGAAAAAATTTGATTTGAAAGTAGTGGGGATTACCGGAAGTGTGGGAAAAACAACCACAAAAGATATGATTGCTGCAGTCCTTTCTGAAAAGTATAATACACTTAAAACAGAGGGGAATTTAAATAATTATTATGGTCTGCCTTTAACTCTTTTTCAATTAAAGTCGGAGCATGAAGCACTTGTGGTTGAAATGGGAATGAGTAGATTAAAAGAGATTGAACTTTTGGCTAAACTGGCAGAACCTGAATTTGGGGTTGTAACAAATGTAGGATACAGTCATCTTGAATATTTAAAAACCCTGGATAATGTGGCAAAAGGAAAACAGGAATTAATTAAGAATTTGATTGGGAAAAGAGTGGCTATTTTAAATGCCGATGATCCACGGGTTTATAAAATGTCTGAACTGACAGATAAGGTGATCTTTTTTGGAATGGGTGAAGAAGCTGATTATCGGGCAGTGAAGGTTAAAGAGAAAGGGCTTAACGGGATGGAAATAGTTTTAAAGGCTGAAAATCAGAAAATCCCAATACAAATTCCGTTGCCCGGTAAACATAATGTATATAATGCCCTTGCTGCCATTGCTACAGGACGGGCGTTGGGTGTGAGTTTTTCTCAAATTCAGGAAGGGCTTCTTAAATTCAGACCATCAAAGATGAGGATGAACATTCTTAAATTATCTCAGGGTTTGACTGTTCTGGATGATTCGTATAATGCTAATCCTGACTCTATGCGGGCTAGTTTGAAAGTTTTAGCAGACTGTTCTGGGCGGAAAATCGCTATTTTGGGAGATATGCTGGAGTTAGGAGAATTTGCCGGGGAGGCTCATCGTGAGATAGGCCGTTTTGCTGCAGAGTTAGGGATTGACCTTTTATTAATCAAAGGTGACTATAGTAAGATAGTGGCCGAGGGTGCCCTGAAAGCTGGGTTTAATGCTGATCAGGTATTTATCTTTGAAAATAATAAAGAAATGGCTAACCAGTTACTTGATATGGTTCAACCCGGAGATACAGTTCTCGTTAAAGGTTCCCGGGGAATGGCTATGGAAGAGATTGTAAAAGCCTTGACAAGGGAGGCAGAATGA
- a CDS encoding UDP-N-acetylmuramoyl-L-alanyl-D-glutamate--2,6-diaminopimelate ligase — MAKLEKLLENLIEFEVLESHFPTEVKGITYDSRQVKPGYIFVCIQGFQKDGHDFIEDAIGNGARVIVIEKDVPRKPGITYIKVKDSRDALSRLSEAYYDFASRKLNLIGVTGTNGKTTTTYMIESILRKANIKTGLIGTIRNKICDEVFPAKRTTPESSDLQELFARMVKAGVTHTVMEVSSHALELKRVQNFNFKVGVFTNITQDHLDFHTTLENYRQAKSKLFQALTLDGVGVINIDDPSGEYMIERCKGRVLTYGINNKHAEIRGSEIKVNVNGVSYHVTTPVGEIRLKLKLTGYFNVYNSLAAIGSGLALNIPLEIIKEGLESLTGVTGRFEQVDCGQNFGVIVDYAHTPDGMENILKTAQQIARGRKIIVFGCGGDRDRGKRPIMGKIAAKYCDLCILTSDNPRTEDPMQILRDIEKGLLELDQPVNYRIIEDRREAIFYAVREARENDLVIIMGKGHETYQIFKDYTIPFDDREVAKEAIMSL; from the coding sequence ATGGCGAAATTAGAAAAACTCCTGGAAAATTTAATAGAATTTGAGGTTCTGGAATCTCATTTCCCCACTGAGGTAAAGGGAATTACATATGATTCGCGACAGGTGAAACCAGGTTATATTTTTGTTTGCATTCAGGGCTTTCAGAAGGATGGACATGATTTTATAGAAGATGCTATCGGTAATGGTGCACGGGTTATTGTGATAGAGAAAGATGTGCCGCGTAAACCGGGAATAACCTATATCAAAGTAAAGGATTCCCGGGATGCTTTAAGCAGACTTAGTGAAGCTTATTATGATTTTGCCAGCCGTAAGCTAAATTTGATTGGAGTTACAGGAACAAATGGCAAGACTACGACAACCTATATGATAGAGTCTATTTTACGGAAAGCCAATATTAAAACAGGTTTGATAGGTACCATTCGGAATAAAATATGTGATGAAGTTTTTCCTGCCAAGCGCACAACTCCTGAATCTTCTGATTTACAGGAACTATTTGCCAGAATGGTTAAGGCAGGGGTAACCCATACTGTAATGGAAGTCAGTTCCCATGCTCTGGAACTGAAACGGGTACAGAATTTTAATTTTAAGGTGGGGGTTTTTACCAATATAACACAGGATCATCTTGATTTTCATACTACACTGGAAAACTATAGGCAGGCAAAAAGCAAACTTTTTCAGGCTCTTACTTTAGATGGAGTTGGTGTAATTAATATTGATGATCCTTCAGGAGAATATATGATTGAAAGGTGTAAAGGTCGAGTTTTAACATATGGTATCAATAACAAACATGCAGAAATTCGCGGTTCAGAGATAAAAGTTAATGTAAATGGTGTTTCTTATCATGTCACTACTCCGGTAGGTGAGATACGATTAAAGCTAAAATTGACAGGATATTTTAATGTATATAACTCTCTTGCTGCTATAGGAAGTGGGCTTGCTTTAAATATTCCGCTGGAAATTATTAAGGAGGGTTTAGAGAGTTTAACGGGAGTTACCGGCCGGTTTGAACAGGTGGACTGCGGGCAAAATTTTGGCGTTATTGTTGATTATGCCCATACTCCTGACGGAATGGAAAATATTTTAAAGACGGCTCAACAGATTGCCAGAGGAAGAAAGATTATTGTTTTTGGGTGTGGAGGAGACCGGGATCGGGGTAAGCGGCCAATTATGGGGAAAATAGCTGCTAAATATTGCGATCTCTGTATTCTCACTTCCGATAATCCTAGAACTGAAGATCCCATGCAAATTCTTAGGGATATTGAAAAGGGCTTGCTTGAATTGGATCAACCTGTAAATTACCGGATTATTGAAGATCGGCGAGAGGCCATCTTTTATGCGGTGAGGGAAGCTAGAGAAAATGATCTGGTAATTATTATGGGTAAAGGACATGAAACGTATCAAATTTTCAAAGATTATACCATCCCTTTTGATGACCGGGAAGTGGCAAAAGAGGCTATTATGAGTTTATAG